AGACATAATACACAACCTGAGGTACCAGACGACCGATGTTGATCGAATTTGCGGAAGAGAACTGATATCCTGCCGCATCCAGTTCCTTTGCAAGCACCTGGTCTTCAAAAAGCGCTTTGACACCGCTCTGTGCATTATCAAAGTTTCCATGAATTGCCACAACTGAAGTATTGGCACCTTTCTGTGTCACCATCTGCATCTCCTGCACCCGGCTGACCCCGTTCTTCGGATAAAACACAATAATCTTCGTTCCCGGCACATCTGCGAATCCTGCCATCGCAGCTTTTCCGGTATCTCCGGAGGTTGCTGTCAAAATGACAATATCCTTTGTCACATGATTCTTCTTTGCAGATGTTGTCATCAAATGCGGAAGGATCGATAATGCCATATCCTTAAACGCGATCGTCGCTCCGTGAAACAGCTCCAGATGATAGACATCTCCCACTTTCACAAGGGGGGCGATCACTTCTGTATCAAACTTGGAATCATATGCGCTGTCTATGCAGTGCTTTAACTCCTCCTCTGTAAAGTCTGTCAGAAACTGTTTCATCACTGCGTATGCGGTCTCCTGATACGTCATGTTTTTGAGTTCTTCCATTGTCACATCCAGTGTCGGAATCTGCTCCGGCACGAAGAGTCCGCCATCTTCTGCAAGCCCTTTTAAGATTGCCTCAGACGCTGTTACTTTTTTCTCAGAATTTCTTGTGCTTTTGTATAACAAATTCATATCTTCGCCCTCTTTTTCTTTCTTCACACTGTTATTGCCATGAATTATATCATAAGTGCTCTGTTTTATCAATTTTGTTTCTTAAATACAATGAAGAGAATTGCACTGACACCCATCAGGACGGGGTAGAACAAATTCGGAATAATATCAAACGGAGTCAGTCCTGTGAGAGTTGCCGCAGACAGAAGCTGAGCTCCATACGGGATCATTCCCTGCCCCACGGATGTAAAAATATCCAGAAGGGATGCGGATCGTTTTGGATCAATGTCATATTCTTCGCTGATCTCTTTTGCAATGGGACCTGCCATCACAATGGCAATGGTATTATTTGCTGTACAAAGATCTACAAACAATGCCAGCACTGCGATTCCAAATTCGCCGCCTCTTTTTCCTCTGATCCTGCTTTTGATCAGATTTAAGATGAACCGGATTCCACCATATTCTCTGACAAGTGACACGATACAGGCAACAATGATCGAAATTACCGTGATATCATACATTCCGGTCACACCGTCTCCTACGACATTAAAAATCTCAGACAATCCGATGCTTCCTGTTGCAACGCCCACGATCAGAGATAACGCAATTCCACTGATCAGAACAACAAACACGTTAATCCCCGCCAGTGCTCCCACCAATACAACGAGATATGGAAGTACTTTCCAGATGCTGTATGGCATCTCCTCCCGGATCTGATAACTTCCGTTTCTTGTCATCAGCCAGAATATCACAATCGTTAAAATCGCCGCCGGGAGTACGATCAGAAAATTTGCCTTGAATTTATCTTTCATCTCGCAGCCCTGTGTTTTTACCGCGGCGATCGTTGTATCTGAGATCATGGACAGATTATCACCAAACATTGCTCCGCAGACAACGGCTCCAATACAGATTGCCAGAGAAAATCCTGTCTTTTCACTGATTCCGACTGCAATCGGAGCAAGCGCTGCGATCGTTCCCATGGAGGTTCCCATGGATACAGAAATAAAACAGCCGATCACAAACAATCCTACGACTGCAATGGATGGCGGAAGCACCGAAAGCCCCAGATTTACCGTACTCTCCACACCGCCTACCGCAGTTACTGCACCGGAAAATCCGCCTGCACATAAAAAGATCAGACTCATCGTAATGATATTCTCATCTCCGATCCCGGCAGAAATCACCTTCATTTTGTCTGCAAATGTTAACTTCCCATTCTGCAAAAACGCTGTCAGAAGAGCGATTAAGAATGCCACAATTGCCGGCATCGCATAAAAATCGCCAAATACAATCCCCATCCCCAAAAACAGGACCAGAAATACTCCGATCGGAAGAAGCGCCACCGCCCTTCCTTTTTCTTCCGCTCTCAACTTTTTCTCTTCCACTGATGTTCCTCTCTTTCTCATTTCACTTCTTTCTTCTTTAATAAAATCCATGAGGGCGTTCCAAAAGATTCTCCGACTTTTTGAAAACGCCCTCATTTTATATCATGCTCTTTCTTTCAATATCCGGTCTTAATTTCCGTTCTCTTTTTTTCTGCTGTTTGTATAGCTTACAAGACCTCCGGCTGCGATCAGCTTCTGCATAAATTCAGGAAACGCCTGTCCCTGATACTGAGTTCCTTTGGTGCGGTCGTAGATCATTCCGCTGTCAAAATCTACTTCAACCTCATCTCCGGCTTCGATTTCCTGTGCCGCCTGTGGACATTCAATGATCGGAAGCCCGATATTGATGGCATTGCGATAGAAAATCCTTGCAAAGGTCTCTGCGATCACACAGCTTACTCCTGCTGTTTTCAGACAAAGAGGCGCATGCTCTCTGGAAGAACCACAGCCGAAATTCTTCTTTGCCACGATCAGATCTCCCGCCTGCACTTTTTTTGCAAACTCCGGATCAATATCTGCCATGGCATGTGATGCCAGCTCTTTTGCATCAAATGAATTCAGATATCTTGCCGGAATAATCACATCCGTATCTACATTGTCTCCATATTTAAAAACGTGTCCCTGTGCTCTCATGCCTCTTCACCTGCCCTCTCCGGATTTGCAATATATCCTGCAATCGCACTCGCCGCTGCCACTTCCGGAGATGCAAGATAAATGAGAGAATCTACATGTCCCATTCTTCCTACAAAATTCCGGTTTGTCGTAGATACACAGCGTTCTCCTGCTGCCATAACACCCATATGACCGCCCATACACGGTCCACAGCTCGGTGTATTGACCGCACAGCCTGCATCCACAAAAATATCAAGCAGCCCTTCTTTGATACACTGTTTGTAAATCTTCTGAGTTGCCGGAATGACCATCACACGCACATCCGGATGTACCGTATGCCCTTTTAAGATTGCCGCTGCCTTTCGCATATCTTCCATTCTTCCATTGGTGCAGGAACCGATCACCACCTGATCGATCTTGATCGGTTCCATCGCCTCGATCTCATCGATGGTCTTTGCATTGCCCGGAAGATGCGGAAATGCAACTGTCGGACGCACTTCGGAAAGATCAATGGTTACAACCTGTTCATAATCTGCATCCTCATCTGCCTCGAAAATCTGATATTCTTTTTTCGAATGCTCTTCTAAATATGCTTTTGTCTGTTCATCCACCGGGAAGATTCCGTTCTTCGCACCTGCTTCAATCGCCATGTTCGCCATGGTAAAACGGTCATCCATAGACAAATGTGCAATTCCGTCTCCGGTAAACTCCATGGATTTGTAAAGTGCCCCATCTACACCGATCTTGCCGATGATGTGGATGATGATATCTTTTCCGCTGACATATTTTCCAGGTTTTCCAGTCAGTACAAACTGAATCGCCGCCGGAACTTTAAACCAGATCTCACCGGTTGCCATACCGGTTGCGATATCGGTCGTTCCCATACCGGTTGAAAACGCACCCAGCGCTCCATAGGTACAGGTGTGGGAGTCTGCACCAATGATGCATTCTCCTGCTGTCACCACGCCTGCCTCCGGAAGGATAGCATGCTCTACTCCGGACTTGCCCTGTTCAAAATACCATTTCAATCCCTGTTCTTTTGCAAATTCACGGATCGCTTTTGAATTCTCTGCGGATTTGATGTCTTTGTTCGGGGTGAAATGATCCGGTACAAATACAACCTTCTCTTTATCAAACACCTGATCTGCCATCTGCTTCAGAATCGGCAGCGCCATCGGTCCTGTGATGTCATTTGCCATCACAATATCCAGCTTTGCCTCGATCAGCTGTCCTGCAGTTACAGATTCCAGCCCTGCATGTGCTGCCAGTATCTTCTGTGTCATTGTCATTCCCATAGGAGAATCCCCCTTTCTCAATCTTTATTTTGCCTGAATAAACCCTTTTGCTGTCAGAGCTTCTGCGCAGAGAACTGCTCCACCTGCTGCTCCTCTGACTGTGTTGTGGGAAAGTCCTACAAATTTGAAGTCAAACATCGAATCTTCTCTCAGTCGTCCGATTGACACTCCCATTCCGTTCTCATAATCTACATCCAGTTTCACCTGTGGACGGTTGTCCTCTTCCAGATACTGAATAAACTGCTTTGGTGCACTTGGAAGGTTTTCTTCCTGTGGGAAACCTTTGAATGACACAAGCTTTTCGATCAGCTGCTCTTTTGTCGGTTTCTTCTCAAAATTGATAAATACAGCTGCTGTATGACCGTTTAATACCGGTACACGCAGACACTGGCAAGTGATTTTCGGAAGCTGAGCCTTTACGATCTCGCCGTTTTCTACTTTTCCGAGAACACGCAGCGGCTCCTGCTCACTCTTTTCTTCCTCTCCGCCAATATATGGAATGATATTTTCCACCATCTCCGGCCAGTCTTTAAATGTCTTTCCCGCTCCGGAAATGGCCTGGTAAGTCGTTGCCACTACTTCTTTTGGTCCGAACTCTTTCCATGCAGCCAGACACGGCGCGTAGCTCTGGATCGAACAGTTTGGTTTTACTGCGATAAATCCGCGTGTTGTTCCAAGGCGTTTTTTCTGATCCTTAATCACATCAAAATGTTCTGAATTGATCTCCGGCACTACCATCGGCACGTCCGGTGTCCAACGATGCGCACTGTTGTTTGACACGACCGGTGTCTCTGTCTTTGCGTATTCTTCTTCGATCGCTTTGATCTCTTCTTTTGTCATATCCACTGCGCTGAATACAAAATCTACCGTAGACGCAACATGTTCCACGTCGTTTACATTCATAACAACCAGTTTTTTCACTGCTTCCGGCATTGGAGTTGTCATTTTCCATCTGTCTCCGACTGCCTCTTCATAAGTCTTTCCTGCAGAACGCGGACTTGCTGCCACTGTCACAACCTCAAACCACGGGTGATTCTCAAGCAAAGAGATAAATCTCTGTCCGACCATTCCTGTTGCTCCTAAAATTCCAACTTTTAATTTCTTTTCCATCTTCTTTCTGTCCTTTCCTCTCATTTTTATTTGAAAACAGCAAACCTGCTATTCTTCTTTCAAATATGCTTCTTCCAGTGCGATTGCCTGCTCCATGGCACTTTTCCCCGGTGCTCCGATGGTATTTCGCATTTCCACACAAGTCTTCATGCTGATGGCCTCATAGATATCTTCTTCAAATACCGGAGAGATTGCCTTATACTCCTCCAGACTCATATCATCGAGGGCGATATTTTTATCAATACAATATAAAACCAGCTGTCCTACAATCCCGTGAGCATCCCGAAACGGCACGCCGTGATTGACCAGATAATCCGCCGCATCTGTCGCATTTGTAAAACCATTCTTTGCACTGTCTTCCATCCGCTGCTTTCTGAACCTCATGGTGCGAAGCATCCCCGTAAATAATGCCAGACAGCCTTTTGTCGTATCAATGGCATCAAACACCAGCTCTTTGTCTTCCTGCATATCTTTATTATATGCAAGCGGGATTCCCTTCATTGTCGTCAGAAGGGACATCAATGCCCCGTAAACTCTTCCTGTCTTTCCGCGCACAAGCTCTGCGATATCCGGATTCTTCTTCTGCGGCATAATGCTGCTTCCGGTACTGTACGCATCATCAATCTCCACAAACTGATACTCATTGGAATTCCAGATGATCACTTCCTCACAGAAACGGCTTAAGTGCATCATCACGGTAGACATTGCTGACAGCATCTCGATCAGATAATCTCTGTCAGATACGGAATCCATACTGTTTAAGGTCGGTCCGTCAAATCCAAGCAGCTCTGCCGTATATTCCCGATCCAGCGGATAAGTTGTCCCCGCAAGAGCCCCTGCTCCAAGCGGGCAGTAGTTCATGCGTTTTCTGATATCTTTCATTCTAAGACGGTCTCTTTTGAACATTTCAAAATATGCGCCAAGATGATGCGCAAGTGTCACCGGTTGTGCTTTCTGAAGATGTGTAAATCCCGGCATATACGTCTCGATATGCTCTTTCATCAGTTTTAAAAGCACTTCCAGCAATTCTTTTAAAAGTGTATCCAGTGCTTCGATCTCGTCTCTTGTGTACAGCCGCATATCCAGCGCCACCTGATCATTTCTGCTTCTTCCGGTGTGCAGTTTCTTCCCTGCATCTCCAATCCGGTCGATCAGATTCGCCTCTACAAAGCTGTGGATATCTTCATACTCATCCGTGATCTCAAGTGTCCCGTTCTCCACATCTGCCTGAATCCCTTTCAGACCTTCAATGATGCTCTCTTTCTCCTCTTTTGTCAAAATTCCCTGCTTTTGAAGCATTGTCACATGTGCGATGCTTCCCCGGATATCCTGCGCATAAAATTTTTGATCAAAAGAGATCGATGCATTAAAATTATATACCAGCTTGTCTGTTTCTTTTGTGAAACGACCGCCCCATAACTGTGCCATTCCCCTGTCTCCTTTTCTCCGATAGTATCTTTTCAGATTGCAATTAGTTTAACACATTAACGTGTTATATGTCCATAGAAAACTGTGACAGTTTCCGCTCTATTGTGTACTGCTTCTTTGTGAAAA
This window of the Mediterraneibacter gnavus ATCC 29149 genome carries:
- a CDS encoding Na+/H+ antiporter NhaC family protein, whose amino-acid sequence is MRKRGTSVEEKKLRAEEKGRAVALLPIGVFLVLFLGMGIVFGDFYAMPAIVAFLIALLTAFLQNGKLTFADKMKVISAGIGDENIITMSLIFLCAGGFSGAVTAVGGVESTVNLGLSVLPPSIAVVGLFVIGCFISVSMGTSMGTIAALAPIAVGISEKTGFSLAICIGAVVCGAMFGDNLSMISDTTIAAVKTQGCEMKDKFKANFLIVLPAAILTIVIFWLMTRNGSYQIREEMPYSIWKVLPYLVVLVGALAGINVFVVLISGIALSLIVGVATGSIGLSEIFNVVGDGVTGMYDITVISIIVACIVSLVREYGGIRFILNLIKSRIRGKRGGEFGIAVLALFVDLCTANNTIAIVMAGPIAKEISEEYDIDPKRSASLLDIFTSVGQGMIPYGAQLLSAATLTGLTPFDIIPNLFYPVLMGVSAILFIVFKKQN
- a CDS encoding 3-isopropylmalate dehydratase small subunit, which encodes MRAQGHVFKYGDNVDTDVIIPARYLNSFDAKELASHAMADIDPEFAKKVQAGDLIVAKKNFGCGSSREHAPLCLKTAGVSCVIAETFARIFYRNAINIGLPIIECPQAAQEIEAGDEVEVDFDSGMIYDRTKGTQYQGQAFPEFMQKLIAAGGLVSYTNSRKKENGN
- the leuC gene encoding 3-isopropylmalate dehydratase large subunit, which encodes MGMTMTQKILAAHAGLESVTAGQLIEAKLDIVMANDITGPMALPILKQMADQVFDKEKVVFVPDHFTPNKDIKSAENSKAIREFAKEQGLKWYFEQGKSGVEHAILPEAGVVTAGECIIGADSHTCTYGALGAFSTGMGTTDIATGMATGEIWFKVPAAIQFVLTGKPGKYVSGKDIIIHIIGKIGVDGALYKSMEFTGDGIAHLSMDDRFTMANMAIEAGAKNGIFPVDEQTKAYLEEHSKKEYQIFEADEDADYEQVVTIDLSEVRPTVAFPHLPGNAKTIDEIEAMEPIKIDQVVIGSCTNGRMEDMRKAAAILKGHTVHPDVRVMVIPATQKIYKQCIKEGLLDIFVDAGCAVNTPSCGPCMGGHMGVMAAGERCVSTTNRNFVGRMGHVDSLIYLASPEVAAASAIAGYIANPERAGEEA
- the asd gene encoding aspartate-semialdehyde dehydrogenase, translating into MEKKLKVGILGATGMVGQRFISLLENHPWFEVVTVAASPRSAGKTYEEAVGDRWKMTTPMPEAVKKLVVMNVNDVEHVASTVDFVFSAVDMTKEEIKAIEEEYAKTETPVVSNNSAHRWTPDVPMVVPEINSEHFDVIKDQKKRLGTTRGFIAVKPNCSIQSYAPCLAAWKEFGPKEVVATTYQAISGAGKTFKDWPEMVENIIPYIGGEEEKSEQEPLRVLGKVENGEIVKAQLPKITCQCLRVPVLNGHTAAVFINFEKKPTKEQLIEKLVSFKGFPQEENLPSAPKQFIQYLEEDNRPQVKLDVDYENGMGVSIGRLREDSMFDFKFVGLSHNTVRGAAGGAVLCAEALTAKGFIQAK
- the argH gene encoding argininosuccinate lyase, with translation MAQLWGGRFTKETDKLVYNFNASISFDQKFYAQDIRGSIAHVTMLQKQGILTKEEKESIIEGLKGIQADVENGTLEITDEYEDIHSFVEANLIDRIGDAGKKLHTGRSRNDQVALDMRLYTRDEIEALDTLLKELLEVLLKLMKEHIETYMPGFTHLQKAQPVTLAHHLGAYFEMFKRDRLRMKDIRKRMNYCPLGAGALAGTTYPLDREYTAELLGFDGPTLNSMDSVSDRDYLIEMLSAMSTVMMHLSRFCEEVIIWNSNEYQFVEIDDAYSTGSSIMPQKKNPDIAELVRGKTGRVYGALMSLLTTMKGIPLAYNKDMQEDKELVFDAIDTTKGCLALFTGMLRTMRFRKQRMEDSAKNGFTNATDAADYLVNHGVPFRDAHGIVGQLVLYCIDKNIALDDMSLEEYKAISPVFEEDIYEAISMKTCVEMRNTIGAPGKSAMEQAIALEEAYLKEE